From Heliomicrobium modesticaldum Ice1, a single genomic window includes:
- the hisD gene encoding histidinol dehydrogenase, translating into MVRRISYPSAEADAYLQKKSFDDVAVAERVAEVIANVRNQGTAALFAYTKRFDGADVDESNFRVSEAEIDAAYSQVDPSVLAALRRACENIRRFHEKQLRPSWIEPEADGTMLGQLIRPLERVGVYVPGGLASYPSSVLMNAVPAKVAGVPQVVMATPPGKDGSINPYSLVAAKEAGVDEVYRMGGAQAVAAMAFGVGLKAVDKITGPGNIYVTLAKKQVYGTVDIDMLAGPSEVLVIADESAAPAYVAADFLSQAEHDVRAATVLVTPSAALADAVEAEIARQLATLPRREIMEQALRDNGAIFIVKDLEEACQVSNRFAPEHLEVLTEAPFALLGKLTQAGAIFLGPYSPEPVGDYFAGPNHVLPTGGTARFYSPLNVDTFQKKTSLIAYSKVRFDRDAKDIIALAKAEGLDAHANAVAVRLEK; encoded by the coding sequence ATGGTGCGTCGCATCAGCTATCCGTCGGCCGAGGCCGACGCCTACCTACAGAAAAAGAGCTTTGACGATGTTGCCGTTGCCGAGCGGGTCGCCGAGGTCATCGCCAACGTCCGTAACCAGGGTACGGCAGCCCTCTTCGCGTACACGAAGCGCTTCGACGGCGCCGATGTGGACGAGTCGAACTTCCGTGTCAGCGAAGCCGAGATCGATGCCGCTTACAGCCAGGTCGATCCAAGCGTGCTGGCGGCCCTGCGCCGCGCCTGCGAGAACATCCGCCGCTTCCACGAAAAACAACTTCGGCCCTCCTGGATCGAACCGGAAGCCGACGGGACGATGCTGGGCCAGTTGATCCGCCCCTTGGAGCGGGTCGGCGTCTACGTCCCCGGCGGACTCGCCTCTTACCCATCGTCGGTGCTGATGAACGCCGTGCCGGCCAAAGTGGCCGGCGTGCCTCAGGTGGTCATGGCGACGCCGCCCGGCAAGGATGGGTCGATCAACCCTTACTCGCTGGTGGCGGCGAAAGAGGCCGGCGTCGACGAGGTGTACCGCATGGGCGGCGCCCAGGCTGTCGCCGCCATGGCCTTCGGCGTCGGCTTGAAGGCTGTCGACAAGATCACCGGCCCCGGCAACATCTATGTGACCCTGGCGAAGAAACAGGTCTACGGGACCGTGGACATCGATATGCTCGCCGGCCCCTCAGAGGTCCTCGTCATCGCCGACGAGAGCGCAGCGCCGGCCTATGTAGCTGCCGACTTCCTCTCCCAGGCCGAGCATGACGTCCGGGCGGCGACCGTCCTCGTCACCCCGTCGGCTGCCTTGGCCGATGCCGTCGAGGCGGAGATCGCGCGCCAACTGGCGACCCTGCCGCGCCGAGAGATCATGGAGCAGGCCCTGCGCGACAACGGCGCCATCTTCATCGTCAAGGACCTGGAAGAGGCTTGCCAGGTCTCGAACCGCTTCGCGCCGGAGCACCTGGAGGTGCTGACGGAGGCGCCCTTCGCCCTTTTGGGCAAGCTGACCCAGGCCGGCGCCATCTTCCTCGGCCCTTACTCGCCGGAGCCGGTGGGCGACTACTTCGCCGGCCCCAACCACGTCCTGCCCACGGGCGGCACTGCCCGTTTCTACTCACCCCTCAATGTGGACACCTTCCAGAAAAAGACGAGCCTTATCGCCTACTCGAAGGTGCGCTTCGATCGTGACGCGAAGGATATCATCGCTTTGGCGAAGGCGGAGGGGCTCGACGCCCATGCCAATGCCGTGGCGGTGCGGCTGGAGAAGTAA
- the hisG gene encoding ATP phosphoribosyltransferase, which produces MKDMLTVALPKGKLFDDAVELLREAGLNTKGLSENSRKLVIHQEKDRVKYIICRPTDIPTFVEYGAADFGIVGKDTIVEQDKDIMELVDLRFGFCRFVVALPDAAAKGRDLTQFNYRRVATKFPKVAESFFAEKGMQVEIIKLHGNIELAPAVGLADMIVDIVSTGRTLKENNLTAVEEIFTATARLVANRVSYRLKHKRIQPFVERVRSLVKDKEVTY; this is translated from the coding sequence ATGAAGGATATGCTCACGGTGGCGTTGCCGAAAGGGAAGCTCTTTGACGACGCCGTTGAACTGCTCCGGGAGGCCGGTCTGAACACGAAAGGACTGTCCGAAAACAGCCGCAAGCTGGTCATCCACCAGGAAAAAGACCGGGTCAAGTACATCATCTGCCGCCCCACCGACATTCCCACCTTTGTCGAGTATGGCGCCGCCGACTTCGGCATCGTCGGCAAGGATACCATCGTCGAACAGGATAAGGACATCATGGAGCTGGTCGACCTCCGCTTCGGCTTCTGCCGCTTCGTCGTGGCCCTTCCCGATGCGGCCGCCAAGGGGCGCGACCTGACCCAGTTCAACTACCGCCGCGTCGCCACCAAGTTTCCCAAAGTCGCCGAAAGCTTTTTCGCTGAAAAAGGGATGCAGGTGGAGATCATCAAGCTCCACGGCAACATCGAACTGGCGCCTGCTGTCGGTCTCGCTGATATGATCGTCGACATCGTCTCGACGGGGCGGACTTTAAAGGAAAATAACCTGACGGCAGTGGAGGAGATCTTTACGGCCACGGCCCGTCTGGTCGCCAACCGGGTGTCCTATCGCTTGAAACATAAGCGCATCCAGCCCTTCGTCGAGCGGGTGCGCAGCCTCGTGAAAGACAAAGAGGTGACCTATTAA
- the hisZ gene encoding ATP phosphoribosyltransferase regulatory subunit — translation MAKEGNLLQIPPGMRDLLPGNAREKRLLENEWVKLFSSWGYQEVATPTVEYLDTLALDTGEEIRDRLFQFFDRQGRILALRPEMTTPIARLVATRLRQCPFPQRLFYVANVFRYEEPQAGRQREISQAGVELIGAPGPLADAEVIAMAVEALRASGLEDFQISLGQIEVFNGVMEELPLDAATKARVRALVAKKDFVSLEELLATSGLDKAQSDLLLTLPTLHGGREVLIQALPLAVNDRARRGLENLRTVYEGLRAFGVEDYVAIDLGVLRGFDYYTGVVFESYTVGLGFPICGGGRYDSLLGQFGFDTPATGFALGIDRVLLALSRSREPKPAPASDVVIGGGNPCKIMAEAVRMRKNGLSVEIDLMNRSEAELEQYAAARAIAQWFYYPAGQDGDSEGERSDLEKGPILSEIGNLMGSPSDAAPVPVAEGTSGPDAEGAPLPATEGASALDAGAVSKPDAALAGPPNQEQQGGLGR, via the coding sequence ATGGCCAAAGAGGGAAACCTGCTGCAGATCCCGCCGGGGATGCGGGACCTGCTGCCCGGCAATGCCCGGGAAAAACGCTTATTGGAAAACGAATGGGTGAAATTGTTCTCCTCTTGGGGCTACCAGGAGGTGGCTACACCGACAGTGGAGTACCTGGACACGTTGGCCCTCGACACGGGGGAGGAGATCCGGGATCGGCTTTTCCAGTTTTTTGACCGCCAGGGCCGCATCCTGGCCTTGCGTCCCGAGATGACGACGCCCATCGCCCGGTTGGTGGCGACGCGGTTGCGGCAGTGTCCCTTTCCGCAACGCCTCTTTTATGTCGCCAATGTCTTTCGCTATGAAGAGCCCCAGGCGGGCCGGCAGCGGGAGATCTCCCAGGCCGGCGTTGAGCTGATCGGCGCGCCGGGACCCCTGGCCGACGCTGAGGTGATCGCCATGGCCGTCGAGGCCTTGCGTGCCTCCGGACTGGAGGATTTTCAGATCTCCCTTGGCCAGATCGAGGTCTTCAACGGCGTCATGGAAGAGTTGCCCCTTGACGCCGCTACGAAAGCCCGTGTGCGGGCGCTGGTGGCGAAGAAGGACTTTGTCAGCCTGGAAGAGCTGCTGGCCACGTCAGGCCTTGACAAGGCACAGTCCGACCTGCTCTTGACGCTCCCCACGCTGCATGGCGGGCGGGAGGTGCTCATCCAGGCGCTGCCGCTGGCCGTCAACGACCGCGCCCGCCGCGGCTTGGAGAACCTGCGGACCGTCTACGAGGGCCTGCGGGCCTTCGGCGTTGAGGACTATGTGGCTATCGACCTGGGCGTCCTGCGCGGCTTTGATTACTACACCGGCGTCGTCTTTGAAAGCTACACGGTCGGTCTTGGCTTTCCCATCTGCGGCGGCGGCCGTTATGACAGCCTGCTTGGCCAGTTCGGCTTTGACACCCCTGCAACCGGTTTTGCCCTCGGGATCGATCGGGTGCTCCTGGCGCTGTCCCGCTCCCGCGAACCGAAACCGGCGCCGGCGTCAGACGTCGTTATCGGCGGCGGCAACCCCTGCAAGATCATGGCCGAGGCCGTGCGGATGCGCAAGAACGGCCTCAGCGTCGAGATCGACCTGATGAACCGGAGCGAGGCGGAACTGGAACAGTACGCCGCCGCCCGGGCGATCGCCCAGTGGTTTTACTACCCTGCGGGGCAGGACGGCGATTCAGAAGGGGAGCGTTCGGACCTGGAGAAGGGACCGATCCTCTCTGAAATCGGAAACCTGATGGGCTCGCCGTCGGACGCTGCGCCGGTTCCGGTTGCAGAAGGCACGTCGGGGCCGGATGCAGAAGGCGCGCCGCTGCCGGCTACGGAAGGCGCGTCGGCGCTTGATGCGGGGGCTGTTTCGAAGCCCGATGCGGCTTTGGCGGGTCCGCCCAACCAGGAACAACAGGGGGGATTGGGACGATGA
- the tatA gene encoding twin-arginine translocase TatA/TatE family subunit, which yields MYTFGMFTSIWQWLVVLAIVLLLFGAKRLPEIGKGLGQSIREFKEEVTPEKRPGDKAKPVDARVVDSEKQEGTT from the coding sequence GTGTACACCTTCGGAATGTTCACTAGCATCTGGCAATGGCTGGTGGTTTTGGCTATTGTGTTGCTCCTCTTCGGCGCAAAGCGGCTTCCCGAGATCGGCAAGGGACTCGGTCAGAGCATCCGCGAATTCAAAGAGGAGGTTACCCCGGAGAAGAGGCCCGGTGACAAAGCCAAGCCGGTCGACGCCCGGGTCGTCGATAGCGAAAAGCAGGAGGGGACGACCTGA
- the hisH gene encoding imidazole glycerol phosphate synthase subunit HisH, whose protein sequence is MIAIIDYGMGNLRSVQKGLEKAGYAGFVTSDPEAVRSAPGVILPGVGAFADAMENLRRSGMIAPIMETVAAGKPFLGICLGFQLMFEASEEGGYFEGLGIFPGMVRRLPSGLKVPHMGWNELTLRRESAILAGIPSGAAYYFVHSYYVDPAEPDLVIATVDYGFDFCAVAGRGNVSGAQFHPEKSSDLGLRILQNFGKQVEGSC, encoded by the coding sequence ATGATCGCCATCATCGACTATGGCATGGGAAACCTGCGGAGCGTCCAAAAGGGGCTGGAGAAGGCCGGCTACGCCGGTTTCGTCACCAGCGATCCTGAGGCGGTGCGCAGCGCCCCCGGTGTCATCCTGCCCGGTGTCGGCGCTTTTGCCGACGCCATGGAGAACCTGCGCCGATCGGGCATGATCGCGCCCATCATGGAAACTGTCGCCGCCGGCAAGCCCTTCTTGGGCATCTGTCTCGGCTTTCAATTGATGTTCGAAGCCAGCGAAGAGGGCGGCTATTTTGAAGGCCTCGGCATCTTCCCCGGCATGGTGCGTCGCCTGCCGTCGGGCCTCAAAGTGCCTCACATGGGCTGGAACGAGCTGACACTGCGCCGCGAAAGCGCTATCCTCGCCGGGATCCCCTCGGGGGCCGCATACTACTTCGTCCATTCCTATTACGTCGATCCGGCCGAGCCGGACCTGGTGATCGCCACTGTCGACTACGGCTTCGACTTCTGCGCCGTCGCCGGCCGGGGTAACGTCTCCGGCGCCCAGTTCCACCCGGAAAAATCGAGCGACCTGGGACTGCGCATCCTTCAAAACTTCGGAAAGCAGGTGGAAGGCTCATGCTGA
- a CDS encoding RNA-guided endonuclease InsQ/TnpB family protein — translation MKINRAYRYELKPNVAQRILLAQHAGTARFAYNWGLARRITLYEAEKKSTNAIAQHRELNQLKQTEFPWMYEVSKCAPQEALRDLDKAFKNFFRGLKLGQKVGFPRFKKKGQDDSFRLTGAIKVNGKAVQLPRLGVIRLKEEPWIRGRILSATVSREADRWFVSLACEVEIPDPAPVLGPIVGIDVGLNHFAVLSDGTKVEAPKPLDKFLKRLRRLSKKHSRKQKGSTNRKKSALALARLHRRIRNIRQDFLHKLTTNLAKTKSEIVMEDLNVRGMMRNGSLARHIADVGWGEFRRQLGYKTAWYGSKLTLVHRFYPSSKTCSACGYVREELPLSVREWDCPSCGVHHDRDHNAAKNLKNYAKGIA, via the coding sequence GTGAAGATTAACCGGGCTTATCGGTATGAGTTAAAGCCCAACGTCGCCCAACGAATTCTGTTGGCCCAACACGCCGGAACGGCCCGATTTGCCTACAATTGGGGCCTAGCCCGGCGAATAACTCTGTATGAAGCGGAAAAGAAATCGACAAACGCCATAGCCCAGCACCGGGAGCTAAACCAGCTCAAGCAGACGGAGTTTCCCTGGATGTACGAAGTCTCAAAATGCGCTCCGCAGGAGGCTTTGCGGGACTTGGATAAGGCATTCAAGAACTTCTTCCGTGGTCTGAAACTTGGGCAAAAGGTTGGCTTTCCAAGATTCAAGAAGAAGGGCCAAGATGATTCTTTCCGGTTGACGGGAGCCATCAAAGTCAATGGAAAGGCGGTTCAATTGCCTCGGTTGGGCGTGATTCGGCTGAAGGAAGAACCATGGATCAGAGGGAGGATTCTTTCGGCTACGGTGAGCCGGGAGGCTGACCGTTGGTTTGTCAGCTTGGCTTGCGAGGTGGAGATTCCCGATCCTGCACCTGTCTTAGGGCCTATTGTCGGCATTGACGTTGGCCTGAATCATTTTGCAGTCTTATCGGACGGAACGAAGGTTGAGGCTCCAAAGCCTTTGGACAAATTCCTAAAGCGGTTAAGGCGGTTGTCCAAAAAGCACAGCCGAAAACAGAAAGGCTCCACCAATAGAAAGAAAAGCGCCTTGGCTTTGGCCCGTTTGCATCGGCGAATTCGCAACATCCGGCAGGACTTTTTGCATAAGCTCACCACGAATCTGGCGAAAACCAAGTCGGAAATCGTGATGGAGGATCTGAATGTCCGTGGGATGATGCGAAATGGCTCTTTGGCCCGGCACATAGCCGATGTTGGCTGGGGAGAGTTTCGGCGGCAGTTGGGATACAAAACCGCATGGTACGGGTCGAAGTTGACTTTGGTCCATCGGTTTTATCCAAGCAGCAAGACTTGCTCCGCCTGTGGTTATGTCCGGGAAGAATTGCCCCTTTCGGTTCGGGAATGGGATTGCCCAAGCTGTGGCGTCCACCATGACCGGGATCATAATGCGGCTAAAAATTTGAAGAATTACGCCAAAGGCATTGCTTGA
- the hisA gene encoding 1-(5-phosphoribosyl)-5-[(5-phosphoribosylamino)methylideneamino]imidazole-4-carboxamide isomerase, whose amino-acid sequence MLIFPAIDLKGGRCVRLYQGRMEDAIVYNDDPVSQALAWQAKGAQMIHLVDLDGAFEGEPKNLPVIQAILEAVTVAVQLGGGIRDLNIIDRYLRMGVSRVIIGTAAIKNPELLSVACKEYGQRIVLGLDARDGKVATDGWAGTSQVTALELALEMKGRGLRRVVYTDISKDGTLAGPNLAATAELARATGLKVIASGGFATIDDVKAAAALEGDGIEGAILGKSIYTGAIDVAEAIRVAREGRPC is encoded by the coding sequence ATGCTGATTTTTCCGGCCATCGACTTAAAAGGCGGCCGTTGCGTCCGCCTCTACCAAGGGCGGATGGAGGACGCCATCGTCTACAACGACGACCCCGTCAGTCAAGCCCTCGCCTGGCAGGCCAAGGGCGCCCAGATGATCCACCTCGTCGACCTGGACGGCGCTTTTGAAGGGGAGCCGAAAAACCTCCCCGTCATCCAAGCCATCCTGGAGGCGGTGACCGTGGCCGTCCAACTCGGCGGCGGCATCCGCGATTTGAACATCATCGACCGTTACCTGCGCATGGGTGTCTCCCGGGTCATCATCGGGACGGCGGCCATCAAAAACCCGGAACTGCTCTCAGTCGCCTGCAAAGAGTATGGCCAGCGCATCGTCCTCGGCCTTGACGCCCGCGACGGCAAGGTGGCCACCGACGGCTGGGCCGGTACCTCTCAGGTGACGGCGTTGGAACTGGCCCTGGAGATGAAAGGGCGGGGATTGCGCCGCGTCGTCTATACAGACATCTCCAAGGACGGCACCTTGGCCGGTCCGAACCTGGCGGCGACAGCCGAACTGGCCCGCGCCACCGGTTTGAAGGTCATCGCCTCAGGCGGCTTCGCCACCATCGACGATGTGAAGGCGGCCGCCGCTTTAGAAGGAGACGGCATCGAAGGCGCTATCCTCGGCAAATCGATCTACACGGGCGCCATCGATGTGGCGGAGGCCATCCGTGTCGCCAGGGAGGGAAGACCATGCTAG
- the hisB gene encoding imidazoleglycerol-phosphate dehydratase HisB, with protein sequence MRGASYVRNTAETRISIDLFLDGKGVYDGTTGIGFLDHMFTLLARHGQLDLTIGCQGDLEVDTHHTVEDLGICLGNALAQALGDKKGICRYGHAYVPMDETLVRVCLDLSGRPFLVYKVKIPVERVGQLETEMVEEFFRALSNRAGMNLHIHLLEGGNGHHIIEAIFKAFGRALRQAVAIDPDNAGRVLSTKGVL encoded by the coding sequence ATGAGAGGCGCATCCTATGTCCGCAATACAGCCGAGACGCGGATCTCTATCGACCTTTTTCTTGACGGAAAAGGGGTTTATGACGGGACGACGGGCATCGGCTTTCTCGACCATATGTTCACGTTGCTGGCCCGCCACGGCCAGCTGGACCTGACCATCGGCTGTCAGGGCGACCTGGAGGTGGACACCCACCACACGGTAGAGGATCTGGGGATCTGCCTAGGCAACGCATTGGCGCAGGCTTTGGGCGACAAAAAAGGCATCTGCCGCTACGGCCATGCCTATGTCCCGATGGACGAGACGCTGGTCCGCGTCTGCCTGGATCTGAGCGGCCGCCCTTTTCTCGTCTACAAGGTTAAGATTCCCGTGGAGCGGGTCGGCCAACTGGAGACGGAGATGGTGGAAGAGTTTTTCCGGGCCCTCTCCAACAGGGCGGGCATGAACCTGCACATCCACCTGCTTGAAGGCGGCAACGGTCACCACATCATCGAAGCCATCTTTAAGGCTTTTGGCCGCGCTTTGCGTCAGGCCGTCGCCATCGACCCGGATAATGCCGGACGTGTGCTGTCGACGAAGGGCGTTTTATAG
- the hisF gene encoding imidazole glycerol phosphate synthase subunit HisF, with protein MLAKRIIPCLDVHGGRVVKGTNFVNLRDAGDPVELAAVYDKEGADEVVFLDITASSDGRAIMLDVVRRTAEEVFIPFTVGGGLRSVEDIREMLKAGADKISLNTSAVQTPKLISDGAWKFGSQCIVVAIDARRRRDAEGNPVEGWEVYTHGGRKPTGIDVLEWARRVEELGAGEILLTSMDKDGTKDGYDIPLTRAVSEAVTIPVIASGGVGNLDHIVEGLTVGKADAALAASIFHYREYTIGETKEYLRERGVHVRQWRD; from the coding sequence ATGCTAGCCAAACGGATCATCCCCTGCCTCGATGTCCACGGCGGACGCGTCGTCAAGGGGACCAACTTCGTCAACCTGCGCGACGCCGGCGATCCGGTCGAACTGGCCGCCGTCTATGACAAGGAAGGCGCCGACGAGGTGGTCTTTCTAGACATCACCGCCTCTTCCGACGGCCGGGCGATCATGCTCGATGTGGTCCGCCGCACCGCCGAGGAGGTCTTCATCCCCTTCACCGTCGGCGGCGGCCTCCGCTCCGTCGAAGACATCAGGGAGATGCTCAAGGCCGGCGCCGACAAGATCTCCTTGAACACCTCGGCCGTCCAGACGCCGAAGCTGATCAGCGACGGCGCTTGGAAGTTCGGTTCCCAGTGCATCGTCGTCGCCATCGACGCCCGCCGCCGCCGCGACGCCGAAGGCAACCCGGTCGAGGGCTGGGAGGTCTACACCCATGGCGGCCGCAAGCCTACCGGCATCGACGTGCTCGAATGGGCGCGCCGCGTCGAGGAACTGGGCGCCGGCGAGATCCTGCTCACCAGCATGGACAAGGACGGCACCAAAGACGGCTATGACATCCCCTTGACGCGGGCCGTCAGCGAAGCCGTCACCATCCCGGTCATCGCCTCCGGCGGCGTAGGGAATTTGGATCACATTGTGGAGGGGCTGACGGTGGGCAAGGCCGACGCCGCCCTGGCCGCCTCGATCTTCCACTACAGGGAATACACTATCGGCGAGACGAAGGAGTACTTGCGGGAGAGGGGAGTGCATGTGCGGCAATGGCGAGATTAA
- a CDS encoding YerC/YecD family TrpR-related protein — MTISKLKDPALDRLFEAILLLGDVDECYRFFEDICTVAELKALAQRLDVAKMLEQDATYTHIAEKTGASPATISRVKRCLIYGADGYRLILQRLREKKSVDTPQTP, encoded by the coding sequence TTGACGATATCGAAACTGAAGGATCCGGCCTTGGACAGGCTCTTCGAGGCTATCCTCCTGCTGGGCGACGTGGATGAGTGCTACCGTTTTTTTGAAGATATCTGCACCGTCGCCGAACTGAAGGCGCTGGCCCAACGGCTGGATGTGGCGAAGATGTTGGAACAGGATGCGACCTATACCCATATCGCCGAAAAGACCGGCGCTAGCCCGGCTACCATCTCCCGGGTCAAGCGCTGCCTCATCTACGGCGCCGACGGATACCGCCTGATCCTCCAACGGTTGCGCGAGAAAAAAAGCGTTGACACCCCCCAGACCCCGTGA
- the hisC gene encoding histidinol-phosphate transaminase produces MNDPLRWVRQDIRHIVPYQAKVYPEGVKVDANENPFPWPASYVEKLQKDLAAYPFSRYPDGEAKDLRQALSAYTGRDPAEILISNGSDEAIQLILLTFGGPGLATVISNPTFVMYAMATRYMGGQVIDVPLLEEAGTFRLDVEGLLSAASREESRVIIICNPNNPTGNSFAEEDIVAVLRGTDKIVIVDEAYYEFYGKSMVGRIGEFPNLIVMRTFSKAFALAGLRVGYTMASRAIINEIHKVRQPFNVNAFSQRSAAIALEERAAFENQVKTILAERETLLPQLKRFDWDVFPTDANYVFLRLRGESPAARAALAASIHKALMDRGVLIRKLGGGPSLDGTLRITVGQPEENRRLIVALEKMSEAAEGSAVGSQAVSGGLAASVASLPALAASAVSSESAGSAASLGSATPVRRWRV; encoded by the coding sequence ATGAACGATCCATTGCGCTGGGTGCGGCAAGACATCCGCCACATCGTGCCCTACCAGGCCAAGGTCTATCCGGAAGGGGTCAAGGTGGACGCCAACGAAAACCCCTTCCCTTGGCCGGCCTCTTATGTGGAAAAGCTGCAAAAAGACCTGGCCGCCTACCCCTTTTCCCGCTACCCTGACGGGGAGGCTAAAGACCTGCGCCAAGCCTTGAGCGCCTACACAGGGCGCGACCCCGCCGAGATCCTTATCAGCAACGGCTCCGACGAGGCCATCCAGCTCATCCTGCTGACCTTCGGCGGCCCCGGCCTGGCGACGGTCATCTCCAACCCCACCTTTGTCATGTACGCCATGGCCACCCGCTATATGGGCGGCCAGGTGATCGATGTGCCGTTGCTCGAAGAGGCCGGTACCTTCCGCCTCGATGTGGAAGGCCTGCTCTCCGCCGCCAGCCGGGAGGAGTCGCGGGTGATCATCATCTGCAACCCCAACAACCCGACGGGTAACAGCTTCGCCGAAGAAGATATCGTGGCAGTCCTGCGCGGCACCGACAAGATCGTCATCGTCGACGAGGCCTACTACGAGTTTTATGGAAAATCGATGGTCGGGCGGATCGGCGAGTTCCCGAACCTGATCGTCATGCGCACCTTTTCTAAGGCTTTTGCCCTGGCCGGCCTGCGCGTCGGCTACACGATGGCCTCCCGGGCGATCATCAACGAGATCCACAAGGTCCGCCAGCCCTTCAACGTGAACGCCTTCTCCCAGCGATCGGCCGCCATCGCCTTGGAAGAAAGGGCGGCCTTCGAGAATCAGGTGAAAACCATTCTGGCCGAGCGGGAGACCTTGCTCCCGCAGCTGAAGCGCTTCGACTGGGACGTCTTTCCCACCGACGCCAACTATGTCTTCTTACGCCTGCGCGGCGAATCGCCGGCAGCTCGTGCCGCCTTGGCGGCGTCGATCCACAAGGCGCTGATGGACCGGGGCGTGCTGATCCGCAAGCTTGGCGGCGGGCCGAGCCTCGACGGCACCTTGCGCATCACCGTGGGACAGCCGGAGGAGAACCGGCGCTTGATCGTCGCGTTGGAGAAGATGAGCGAGGCGGCGGAGGGGTCGGCAGTTGGGTCGCAAGCTGTATCGGGAGGGTTAGCTGCTTCCGTAGCATCATTGCCGGCATTGGCGGCTTCCGCAGTATCATCGGAGTCAGCGGGGTCTGCTGCGTCCTTAGGGTCCGCAACTCCGGTTCGCAGATGGAGGGTTTGA